In Quercus robur chromosome 11, dhQueRobu3.1, whole genome shotgun sequence, the following proteins share a genomic window:
- the LOC126707412 gene encoding GDSL esterase/lipase At4g30140-like isoform X2 — MFNLQEKDICPFCPISIKVLYSFWFSMACQMKKKLLLLLLVLLVSNLQPCVNGTQQVPCFFIFGDLLSDNGNNNNLVTKAKANYQPYGIDFPGGPTGRFTNGRNLVDIIAEHLGFNNSIPPFATASGQEILKGVNYASGGAGIREETGQQPILHNLGALKVVGSIRVYSS; from the exons ATGTTTAATTTGCAAGAAAAGGACATTTGCCCATTTTGTCCTATCTCAATCAAAGTCCTTTACTCGTTTTGGTTTTCAATGGCATgtcaaatgaagaaaaaattgttgcttCTGCTACTTGTATTGCTGGTATCGAACTTGCAACCTTGTGTTAATGGAACGCAACAAGTGccttgtttcttcatttttggGGACTTATTGTCTGATAATGGGAACAATAACAACCTTGTGACTAAGGCAAAAGCCAATTATCAGCCATATGGGATAGATTTTCCTGGGGGACCCACCGGAAGGTTTACTAATGGTCGCAATCTTGTCGATATCATTG CTGAACATCTGGGTTTTAACAATTCCATCCCACCTTTCGCTACAGCTAGTGGTCAAGAAATACTTAAAGGGGTCAATTATGCATCGGGTGGAGCGGGTATTCGCGAGGAAACAGGACAACAACCG ATTTTGCATAATCTTGGAGCATTGAAGGTAGTTGGGTCTATTAGGGTATACTCCAGTTGA
- the LOC126707412 gene encoding GDSL esterase/lipase At4g30140-like isoform X1, producing MFNLQEKDICPFCPISIKVLYSFWFSMACQMKKKLLLLLLVLLVSNLQPCVNGTQQVPCFFIFGDLLSDNGNNNNLVTKAKANYQPYGIDFPGGPTGRFTNGRNLVDIIAEHLGFNNSIPPFATASGQEILKGVNYASGGAGIREETGQQPFYPTSRIYNQEQYACHGSHSTTLSTIIGFCIILEH from the exons ATGTTTAATTTGCAAGAAAAGGACATTTGCCCATTTTGTCCTATCTCAATCAAAGTCCTTTACTCGTTTTGGTTTTCAATGGCATgtcaaatgaagaaaaaattgttgcttCTGCTACTTGTATTGCTGGTATCGAACTTGCAACCTTGTGTTAATGGAACGCAACAAGTGccttgtttcttcatttttggGGACTTATTGTCTGATAATGGGAACAATAACAACCTTGTGACTAAGGCAAAAGCCAATTATCAGCCATATGGGATAGATTTTCCTGGGGGACCCACCGGAAGGTTTACTAATGGTCGCAATCTTGTCGATATCATTG CTGAACATCTGGGTTTTAACAATTCCATCCCACCTTTCGCTACAGCTAGTGGTCAAGAAATACTTAAAGGGGTCAATTATGCATCGGGTGGAGCGGGTATTCGCGAGGAAACAGGACAACAACCG TTCTATCCTACAAGCCGCATATATAACCAAGAGCAATATGCATGCCACGGTTCTCATTCAACAACTCTCTCAACAATTATTGG ATTTTGCATAATCTTGGAGCATTGA
- the LOC126704636 gene encoding uncharacterized protein LOC126704636, whose translation MDKSWMEKRRGTREYFEGVNQFVEFAAPSARNENILCPCVKCVNLLIQPLNVVREHCWASGMLKNYKVWKFHGESAAATPATECGSSHVQETQNPYGDFHGMLHDLCPPHEIPPEPMEEGPTVQCPGEGPNDDAKKFYKMVDDVDKPLYEGCTKFSIFSAIVVLFQLKTLCGWTNKSFTLLLQVLMDMLPSNAKLPKDHYEAKKIVRDLGLGYEKIHACPNDCMLFWKQNVNLEACPCCNASRWKTNEASVASKHASSSKGKKKAAKILRWFPLKPRLQRLFLSPDLASSMKWHVNGRTDDGVMRHPADSDAWKMFDSKHLHFSSDPCNVRLGLAADVFNPFGIMSTSHSTWPVMLVPYNLPPWLCMKRSSLILSLVIPGPTSPGIAIDVYLEPLVEELRELWDVGVQAYDASSKEVFQLRAALMWTINDFPAYADLSGWSTKGELACPSCAVKTESRYLRNGRKFCYMGHRRWLDVDHDFHKDGLSFDGSIDTRLAPEPPVTSDIIVETEHLLGRCLGRKCQLAYKKRKRREADQSGWKKRSIFFTLPYWEDHKLRHNLDVMHIEKNVMDNILSTLLNLKDKTKDNYKARLDLADMGIRSELHLQRKSDDQYTIPAACFHMTSSEIDGFLQVLKDVTVPDGYASNISRRVNMKERKISGLKSHDNHILMQQLFPIALRGSLPSHVSRPLIKLACFFREICSKTLTVSDIVTSEAEIAVTLCELEKIFPPSFFTVMIHLVMHLAVEAKIGGPVHYCWMYPIER comes from the coding sequence ATGGACAAAAGTTGGATGGAGAAGCGGAGGGGTACAAGGGAATATTTTGAAGGTGTAAACCAATTCGTGGAATTTGCTGCTCCATCTGCGCGCAATGAGAACATCTTATGTCCTTGTGTGAAATGTGTGAATTTGCTTATACAACCGCTAAATGTGGTACGTGAGCACTGTTGGGCTTCGGGGATgcttaaaaattacaaagtttgGAAATTTCATGGTGAATCGGCGGCTGCTACGCCAGCTACCGAATGTGGGAGCTCTCATGTGCAAGAAACCCAAAATCCATATGGTGATTTCCATGGGATGTTGCACGATTTGTGCCCCCCGCATGAAATCCCACCCGAACCAATGGAAGAAGGTCCAACTGTGCAATGTCCGGGTGAAGGTCCAAATGATGACGCCAAGAAGTTTTACAAGATGGTAGATGATGTAGACAAACCTTTATATGAAGGTTGtacaaaatttagcattttctcAGCCATTGTCGTGTTGTTCCAGTTGAAGACTCTGTGTGGTTGGACAAATAAGTCATTTACTCTGTTGCTACAAGTCCTGATGGATATGCTTCCTTCAAACGCTAAGTTGCCAAAGGACCATTATGAGGCTAAGAAGATAGTTcgagatttgggtttgggttatgagAAGATCCATGCTTGTCCCAATGATTGTATGCTGTTTTGGAAGCAAAATGTTAACCTCGAGGCGTGTCCTTGTTGTAACGCTTCAAGGTGGAAAACAAATGAGGCATCTGTTGCTAGTAAGCATGCTTCATCCAGTAAGGGGAAGAAGAAAGCTGCGAAGATCCTACGGTGGTTCCCCTTAAAGCCAAGATTGCAGCGACTATTTCTGTCACCCGATCTGGCTAGTTCTATGAAATGGCATGTTAATGGTCGTACTGATGATGGGGTAATGCGGCATCCTGCTGACTCAGATGCATGGAAAATGTTTGACAGTAAGCATTTACACTTCTCATCTGACCCTTGTAATGTCAGACTTGGATTAGCTGCGGATGTGTTCAACCCCTTCGGAATTATGAGTACTAGTCACAGTACGTGGCCTGTCATGTTGGTCCCGTACAATCTCCCACCTTGGCTGTGCATGAAACGGTCATCTTTGATTCTATCATTAGTTATTCCTGGTCCTACCTCGCCAGGGATTGCTATAGATGTGTACTTAGAACCGTTAGTAGAAGAACTAAGGGAGTTATGGGATGTTGGAGTACAAGCATACGATGCATCTTCAAAAGAAGTATTCCAATTGCGTGCAGCATTGATGTGGACCATAAATGATTTTCCTGCATACGCAGATTTGTCGGGTTGGAGTACCAAAGGTGAGTTGGCGTGTCCTTCTTGTGCCGTGAAGACCGAGTCTCGATATTTGAGAAATGGTCGCAAATTCTGTTACATGGGACATCGGCGATGGTTGGATGTTGACCACGATTTCCACAAAGATGGTCTGTCATTTGATGGATCTATTGATACTCGATTGGCTCCTGAACCACCAGTTACATCTGACATTATTGTGGAAACTGAACATTTACTTGGACGTTGTCTGGGTAGGAAATGTCAGCTTGCTtacaaaaaaaggaagagaagggaGGCAGACCAGAGTGGTTGGAAGAAAAGGAGTATATTTTTTACCTTGCCTTATTGGGAGGATCACAAGTTGCGACACAATCTTGATGTGATGCATATAGAGAAGAATGTGATGGACAATATACTAAGCACACTGTTGAACTTGAAGGATAAAACGAAGGATAATTACAAGGCACGCCTTGACTTGGCGGACATGGGGATAAGGAGTGAACTCCACCTACAACGAAAAAGTGATGACCAGTATACCATACCAGCTGCATGTTTTCATATGACTTCATCGGAGATAGATGGTttcttgcaagttttgaaggatgTAACAGTGCCCGATGGGTACGCTTCCAATATCTCACGGCGTGTGAATATGAAAGAACGCAAGATTTCTGGTTTGAAGAGTCATGATAATCACATATTGATGCAACAACTTTTTCCCATAGCATTACGTGGGTCTTTGCCATCTCATGTTAGTAGGCCTTTGATAAAGTTAGCTTGCTTCTTTAGAGAAATTTGTTCCAAAACCCTTACGGTTTCAGATATTGTGACTAGTGAGGCAGAGATTGCAGTGACATTGTGTGAATTGGAAAAGATATTTCCTCCATCCTTCTTTACAGTGATGATACATTTGGTCATGCACTTAGCTGTTGAAGCTAAGATTGGTGGTCCAGTGCACTACTGTTGGATGTATCCCATTGAGAGGTAA